A section of the Chryseobacterium scophthalmum genome encodes:
- a CDS encoding TonB-dependent receptor — translation MNKKIQILSILFLGISSVAFSQIREEKLILNKKREPEVKKIEKKKTSVVIEKNYPPEEKSANPVKYTITDVPAVSDFKTSTIQGEDVTPKFDGTAQNNYFQIGMGNYGKILADANISTTLENKLEVGADVHVLSTNGLKKVYPWDSKQSSATLGAFLNSYGEKGKINVNAEYGLNNYNYYGIYAVNPSADVDLQQKVNQFKVNGYYDFYSNEILNDVRVKSSFLSDHFDAKENQASILANLSKHAVKLSDNGIVMNADLGLGLETVKTDFALLNKNSSTFFNADIAPKVTFAKGESYLMLGSSFNFLNARNSNLILAEELKNNKTYWFPQAEFQVAASKEFKFYGGVDGGLKLNTYAELLQENPFLVSDQMLRPTETQYHFYAGLRGDIDETFKYDVSAGFGKMKNIMFFGANNLFTNEFTLDRPGYDFANTFSTIYDDGNVSDIKGSLQYFPLENLIVDADVRFLKYDLKNYENIYNVPLVTGSIGAKYTMFEKKLSLGFKGIFATDRTTNSYMLEGVGSPSMIFQSTEDTNDKVGGYADLNLSAEYKIHKNFSIFALGNNLLSSKYQTYKGYKVLGAQVVGGVKITF, via the coding sequence ATGAACAAGAAAATTCAAATACTATCTATATTATTTCTGGGAATCTCGTCTGTGGCGTTTTCTCAGATCAGAGAAGAAAAGCTGATTCTTAACAAGAAAAGAGAACCGGAAGTAAAGAAAATAGAGAAGAAGAAAACTTCTGTAGTAATAGAGAAAAATTATCCGCCAGAAGAGAAGTCGGCAAATCCTGTAAAATATACGATTACGGATGTTCCTGCAGTTTCAGACTTTAAAACTTCTACGATTCAGGGTGAAGATGTTACTCCGAAGTTTGACGGAACGGCTCAAAATAACTATTTCCAAATTGGAATGGGGAATTACGGGAAGATTTTAGCCGATGCTAATATTTCTACAACTTTAGAGAATAAGTTAGAAGTTGGGGCAGATGTTCATGTCTTATCTACGAACGGACTGAAAAAAGTTTATCCTTGGGATTCTAAGCAAAGTTCGGCAACTTTAGGAGCTTTCTTAAATTCATACGGTGAAAAAGGGAAAATCAATGTAAATGCTGAATATGGTTTAAATAACTATAATTATTATGGAATTTATGCGGTCAATCCTTCAGCTGATGTAGATTTACAACAAAAAGTAAATCAGTTTAAGGTGAATGGTTACTATGATTTTTATTCTAATGAAATTCTGAATGATGTAAGAGTGAAATCTTCATTTTTGAGCGATCATTTTGATGCAAAAGAAAATCAGGCTTCCATTTTAGCTAACCTTTCAAAGCATGCTGTAAAGCTTTCAGACAACGGAATTGTAATGAATGCTGATTTAGGATTAGGTTTGGAAACGGTAAAGACAGATTTTGCGTTATTAAACAAAAATTCTTCAACGTTTTTCAATGCTGATATTGCTCCAAAAGTAACCTTTGCTAAAGGTGAATCTTATTTAATGTTGGGTTCTTCATTTAATTTTTTAAATGCAAGAAATTCTAATTTGATTTTAGCAGAAGAATTAAAAAATAATAAAACATATTGGTTTCCACAGGCTGAATTTCAGGTGGCTGCTTCTAAAGAATTTAAATTCTATGGTGGAGTTGACGGTGGTTTAAAACTAAATACGTACGCTGAATTATTACAGGAGAATCCATTCTTGGTTTCAGATCAAATGTTGAGACCTACAGAAACACAGTATCATTTTTATGCAGGTTTAAGAGGGGATATCGACGAGACTTTTAAATATGATGTTTCGGCAGGATTTGGGAAAATGAAAAATATTATGTTCTTCGGAGCAAATAATCTTTTCACTAATGAGTTTACTTTAGACAGACCTGGTTACGATTTTGCCAATACTTTTTCTACAATTTATGATGACGGAAATGTGAGCGACATTAAAGGGAGCTTGCAATATTTCCCGTTAGAAAACCTGATTGTAGATGCTGATGTAAGATTTTTAAAATATGATTTAAAGAATTACGAAAATATTTATAATGTTCCTTTGGTTACAGGAAGCATCGGTGCAAAATATACGATGTTTGAGAAAAAATTATCTTTAGGTTTCAAAGGGATTTTTGCAACAGACAGAACGACAAACTCGTATATGCTTGAAGGAGTGGGAAGTCCATCAATGATTTTCCAATCAACTGAAGATACCAATGATAAAGTTGGTGGTTATGCAGATTTAAACTTGTCTGCGGAGTACAAAATTCACAAAAATTTCAGTATTTTCGCACTCGGAAACAATCTTCTAAGCTCAAAATACCAAACGTACAAAGGCTATAAAGTTCTTGGTGCTCAGGTTGTAGGAGGTGTGAAAATTACGTTCTAA
- a CDS encoding tetratricopeptide repeat protein: MKSKKILLAAAVFYFGVSEAQQSQYFTQKENYRFNLAQNLYQTKIYNASQYEYARQYFYNQNLEQSKKEAAQFFDNVIGVILQKNHAEDGLTAFMKEYPNSAYFAQANLPLADYYLAKKDFKEALKTLKKVNQYQLTKEENTQYILKLGYAKFMMGDSKGAIDALEEAHKTADESQKGDIAYMLGHLYYSKRQNEQAFQYFDSVKDQPKYSKLVRPYYVQMYYNDKDYDKAISEGNALLNEDISASYKAEVHKIIGESYFMKNDYNSAYPHLKDYLAVQSNPSENDLYEMGFVAAQLKKYDEAVSYYNQLLNSNSALAQNAYYQLGNAYLAVEKKQEALSAFRSSYQMDYDASVKKLAHEQYAKLSYDIGNPFESPTTVIQNYITINNNDAKTSEMRSLLVKSYLYSGNFKETLNAIDKLPNSTPETDKVDQEVSYLLGTEEFNKGNFDEAEKYFLRSLEFDLNKEFHSRALYWLGQVYYQKGNYPSAIVRYEKLTNETFPEKQQLSYDLGYAYFKSKKFDQAEQYFTQYLKNPKPEFKNDAELRLADINYANNDLDRAIAIYDKNEDATDYTLYQKALALGFKDDNVAKITNLKSLISKYPASEYIDDAQYEIGVAYAAQNDFTNSNDFFGKVIKSSSDKDLIANASIYRAQNYIDQNQNDKALSELKSLGEQYKNTAYAQKIVQAAKPIFTKNGDVSGYADFARNIGVNIDASEIDEINLSTGKQYFTKKDYKNAISYYEKYLTQNPTGEGLYQAKYELGESYYQTNNPTKSLLVLQEVANVQNDYQDDAATRVSQIYLAQGNSAEAKKYLENIKNSSNVNVKNYANVELMKMYAEEKNFSEAEKLANAVIANNKNSAAVIETAKVIKARSLMNSGKDKDAQTAYTALEKSSNAEVAAEAFYAKAFYQNKAKAYKSSNETIFKIANNYASEDYWGAKALVLMAKNYIGLKDNYQASYTCDQIISNYADFPEIVAEAKEVKKQIKK; encoded by the coding sequence ATGAAATCAAAAAAAATACTTTTAGCGGCTGCTGTTTTCTATTTCGGAGTTTCCGAAGCGCAACAGTCTCAATATTTTACCCAAAAGGAAAACTATAGGTTTAACTTAGCTCAGAATCTTTATCAGACAAAAATATACAACGCTTCTCAATACGAATATGCACGTCAGTATTTCTATAATCAGAATCTGGAGCAGTCGAAAAAAGAAGCTGCGCAGTTTTTTGATAACGTCATTGGAGTTATTCTTCAGAAAAATCATGCGGAAGACGGTTTAACGGCTTTCATGAAAGAATACCCAAATTCTGCCTACTTTGCACAGGCAAATTTACCTTTGGCAGATTATTATTTAGCTAAAAAAGATTTTAAGGAAGCTTTAAAAACTTTAAAAAAAGTTAATCAATATCAATTAACCAAAGAAGAAAATACACAGTATATTCTGAAATTGGGGTACGCTAAATTTATGATGGGCGATTCTAAAGGTGCGATTGACGCATTGGAAGAAGCTCACAAAACAGCTGATGAATCTCAAAAAGGCGATATCGCTTACATGTTGGGACATTTGTATTATTCTAAAAGACAGAATGAGCAGGCATTTCAGTATTTTGATTCGGTAAAAGATCAACCTAAATATTCAAAATTGGTGCGTCCGTATTATGTGCAGATGTATTATAATGATAAAGATTATGATAAAGCAATTTCGGAAGGAAATGCTTTGTTGAATGAAGATATTTCAGCTTCTTATAAAGCGGAAGTTCACAAAATCATTGGTGAATCTTATTTCATGAAAAATGATTACAATTCTGCGTATCCACATTTAAAGGATTATTTGGCGGTACAATCGAATCCTTCTGAAAACGATTTGTATGAAATGGGATTTGTTGCAGCGCAGCTTAAAAAATATGACGAAGCGGTTTCTTATTACAATCAGTTGTTAAACAGCAATTCGGCTCTGGCTCAGAATGCTTATTATCAGTTAGGAAATGCTTATTTGGCGGTTGAGAAAAAGCAGGAAGCACTTTCAGCATTCCGTTCGTCTTATCAGATGGATTATGATGCAAGTGTAAAAAAACTGGCGCACGAACAATATGCAAAACTGAGTTACGATATTGGTAACCCATTTGAAAGCCCTACAACGGTTATTCAGAATTATATTACTATTAATAATAATGATGCGAAAACATCAGAAATGAGATCACTTTTGGTGAAATCTTATCTGTATTCCGGGAACTTTAAAGAAACGTTGAATGCGATTGACAAATTGCCAAACTCAACTCCTGAAACCGATAAAGTAGATCAGGAAGTTTCTTATCTTTTGGGAACGGAAGAATTCAATAAAGGGAATTTCGACGAAGCCGAAAAATATTTTCTTAGAAGTTTAGAATTCGATTTAAATAAAGAATTTCACAGCAGAGCTTTGTATTGGTTGGGACAGGTTTATTATCAGAAAGGAAATTATCCTTCTGCCATCGTGCGTTACGAAAAACTAACCAACGAAACTTTTCCTGAAAAGCAACAATTGTCTTACGATTTGGGATATGCTTATTTTAAATCTAAAAAATTCGATCAGGCAGAACAATATTTTACGCAATATTTAAAAAATCCGAAACCTGAATTTAAAAATGATGCAGAACTTCGTTTAGCAGATATTAATTACGCTAATAACGATTTGGATCGTGCGATCGCGATCTATGACAAAAACGAAGACGCTACAGACTATACTTTATACCAAAAAGCTTTGGCTTTAGGATTTAAAGACGACAATGTTGCTAAAATCACGAACCTAAAATCTTTAATTTCAAAATATCCTGCTTCAGAATATATTGATGATGCACAATATGAAATTGGAGTAGCTTATGCCGCTCAGAATGATTTTACCAATTCAAATGATTTCTTCGGAAAAGTAATTAAATCTTCTTCAGATAAAGATTTGATAGCGAATGCATCGATTTATAGAGCGCAAAATTATATTGATCAAAATCAAAATGATAAAGCGTTATCTGAGTTAAAATCTTTGGGTGAACAGTATAAAAACACAGCTTACGCACAGAAAATTGTTCAGGCTGCAAAACCGATCTTTACTAAAAACGGGGATGTTTCAGGTTATGCTGATTTCGCAAGAAATATAGGCGTAAATATCGATGCATCTGAAATTGATGAAATCAACTTATCGACTGGAAAACAGTATTTCACTAAGAAAGATTACAAAAATGCAATCTCTTATTACGAGAAATATTTAACTCAAAATCCTACAGGAGAAGGTCTTTATCAGGCTAAATATGAGTTGGGAGAAAGTTATTATCAGACCAATAATCCTACAAAATCATTATTGGTTCTTCAGGAAGTAGCAAATGTTCAGAACGATTATCAGGATGATGCAGCAACTAGAGTTTCTCAAATTTATCTTGCTCAAGGAAATTCTGCTGAAGCTAAAAAGTATTTAGAAAATATTAAAAATTCATCCAATGTCAACGTTAAAAATTATGCTAATGTTGAGTTGATGAAAATGTATGCTGAGGAAAAGAATTTCTCGGAAGCTGAAAAATTAGCCAACGCTGTAATTGCCAACAACAAAAACTCTGCAGCAGTTATTGAAACAGCAAAAGTAATTAAGGCAAGAAGCCTGATGAATTCAGGAAAAGATAAAGACGCACAAACGGCTTATACAGCTCTTGAAAAATCTTCAAACGCGGAAGTTGCAGCTGAAGCTTTTTATGCGAAAGCATTTTATCAAAACAAAGCGAAAGCTTATAAATCTTCCAATGAAACGATCTTTAAAATTGCCAACAATTACGCATCAGAGGATTATTGGGGAGCAAAAGCGCTGGTTTTGATGGCGAAGAATTACATCGGTCTGAAAGATAATTATCAGGCGAGCTACACTTGCGATCAGATTATTTCAAACTATGCAGATTTCCCTGAAATTGTTGCAGAAGCGAAGGAAGTTAAAAAGCAGATTAAAAAATAA
- a CDS encoding APC family permease produces MNQLFRRKTYSETDTSTNLLRVLGTWDIVFFGIAAIIGAGSFSSLGEAVFRGGPGVILLYLICGFACGFTALCYAEFASRIPTAGSAYTYAYASFGELIAWVIGWALIMEYSFGNIYVAFSWSDYFTSFLERLGMHIPDYLTCSYTEAKKAFTNGSENKELINAWVNAPLVGSLKFIVDIPALVINGLITWLCYRGVKESKNFNNSLVILKLAVIVLVILVGFSYINTENWTPVSIEGTPSFMPNGFAGVMSAVSGVFFAYIGFDALSVLSEETKDPQKTLPKGMIISLVLCTVIYIALTLVLTGMVDYRKFDGIGDPLSFIFEKTNANVAWMELTVSFVAIVAITTVLLVFQMGQPRIWYAMSRDGLMPKKFQDVHPKYKTPSFATIVTGIVVGVPIIFTDKSFILDFTSIGTIFAFVLVCAGVLMLPPKEKLKGRFHLPYINGKIIFPVIFIGSLVGFHYFQPDFFDHLMEWSDPKEGEFKASIFFFILINLGLCVLTFIKNLSLIPLIGLSSCLYLLTGMSHENWFYFGIWFAIGLIIYFCYGYKNSKLRKEA; encoded by the coding sequence ATGAATCAACTTTTCAGAAGGAAAACCTATTCAGAGACAGACACATCCACTAATCTTTTAAGAGTTCTAGGAACTTGGGACATTGTATTTTTTGGTATTGCAGCTATTATTGGAGCAGGAAGTTTCAGTAGTTTGGGCGAAGCCGTTTTCAGAGGCGGTCCCGGTGTGATTCTTCTTTATTTAATTTGTGGTTTTGCCTGTGGTTTTACCGCTTTATGCTACGCTGAATTTGCAAGTAGAATTCCAACGGCGGGTTCTGCTTATACCTATGCTTACGCCAGTTTTGGTGAATTGATTGCGTGGGTAATCGGTTGGGCTTTGATTATGGAATATTCTTTTGGAAATATTTATGTTGCCTTTTCCTGGTCAGATTATTTCACCAGTTTTCTTGAACGTCTCGGAATGCATATTCCTGATTATCTTACTTGCAGTTATACCGAAGCTAAAAAAGCTTTTACAAACGGTTCTGAAAATAAAGAACTGATTAATGCATGGGTAAATGCTCCTTTAGTGGGAAGTTTAAAATTCATCGTCGATATTCCTGCATTGGTTATCAACGGATTGATTACCTGGTTGTGTTACCGTGGAGTGAAAGAAAGTAAAAATTTCAACAATTCTTTAGTTATATTAAAACTTGCTGTAATCGTTTTGGTTATTTTGGTTGGTTTTTCTTACATTAATACTGAAAATTGGACCCCTGTAAGTATAGAAGGAACTCCTTCTTTTATGCCAAATGGTTTTGCGGGAGTAATGAGCGCTGTTTCAGGAGTTTTCTTTGCTTACATTGGATTTGACGCATTGAGCGTACTTTCTGAAGAAACCAAAGACCCACAAAAAACCTTACCAAAAGGAATGATTATTTCTTTGGTTCTTTGTACCGTAATTTATATTGCCCTGACTTTAGTCTTAACCGGAATGGTAGATTATAGAAAATTTGATGGCATCGGAGATCCCTTATCATTTATATTTGAAAAAACGAATGCCAATGTTGCATGGATGGAATTGACGGTTTCTTTTGTGGCAATTGTCGCAATTACGACTGTTCTATTGGTTTTCCAAATGGGACAGCCGAGAATCTGGTACGCAATGAGCCGTGACGGATTGATGCCGAAAAAGTTTCAGGATGTGCACCCAAAATATAAAACACCTTCGTTTGCAACGATTGTTACCGGTATTGTAGTAGGAGTTCCTATTATTTTTACCGATAAAAGTTTCATCTTAGATTTTACCAGCATCGGAACTATTTTCGCATTTGTATTGGTTTGCGCAGGAGTTTTGATGCTTCCGCCAAAAGAAAAACTTAAAGGACGTTTTCACCTTCCTTATATTAACGGAAAAATTATTTTCCCTGTTATTTTTATTGGTTCATTGGTAGGATTCCATTATTTCCAGCCTGATTTTTTTGATCATTTAATGGAATGGTCTGATCCTAAAGAAGGTGAATTCAAAGCTTCGATTTTCTTCTTTATCTTAATCAATCTTGGGCTTTGTGTCTTGACATTTATTAAAAATCTATCCCTAATTCCATTGATTGGTTTAAGCTCTTGCTTATATCTTCTTACCGGGATGAGCCATGAAAACTGGTTTTATTTCGGAATATGGTTTGCCATTGGTTTGATTATTTATTTCTGCTACGGATATAAAAACAGTAAGCTGAGAAAAGAAGCGTAA
- a CDS encoding DUF962 domain-containing protein, with product MSERIKTYDEFYEFYLGEHKKLGTRIFHFLGIVSVFLVIGFVIYTGKERFLWYIPIFGYGFAWLSHAFIERNKPATFKYPLWSLMSDFKLFFELLIGKQKFNGKQP from the coding sequence ATGTCTGAAAGAATAAAAACATATGATGAGTTCTATGAGTTTTATCTCGGCGAACACAAAAAATTAGGAACCAGAATTTTTCATTTTCTGGGAATTGTATCTGTTTTTCTCGTCATTGGTTTTGTGATATATACAGGTAAAGAAAGGTTCTTATGGTATATTCCGATATTCGGATATGGTTTTGCCTGGCTCAGTCACGCTTTTATTGAAAGAAATAAACCTGCCACTTTCAAATATCCGCTTTGGTCTTTAATGTCTGATTTTAAGCTGTTTTTTGAGCTTTTAATCGGAAAACAGAAATTTAATGGAAAACAGCCTTGA
- a CDS encoding DUF4377 domain-containing protein, translating into MKNAKLFLKGTLLVSSLFVLSQCKPMPNSTADNEKTFIVGPETADCTGVAPMKCLQVKEKASDSWQNFYTNIEGFTYEPGYEYVLKVKTEKIENPPMDASSIKYTLIKQVSKTKK; encoded by the coding sequence ATGAAAAATGCGAAACTCTTCCTAAAAGGAACATTACTAGTATCGTCTTTATTTGTTTTATCACAATGTAAGCCGATGCCCAACTCAACAGCAGACAATGAAAAAACATTTATTGTAGGTCCCGAAACTGCAGATTGTACAGGAGTAGCTCCTATGAAATGTCTTCAGGTAAAAGAAAAAGCATCTGATAGCTGGCAAAATTTCTACACCAACATTGAAGGTTTCACTTATGAACCAGGATATGAATATGTTTTAAAAGTAAAAACAGAGAAAATTGAAAATCCACCAATGGATGCATCTTCAATTAAATATACTTTGATAAAGCAGGTTTCTAAAACCAAGAAATAA
- a CDS encoding SPFH domain-containing protein: MVYVGILVFFGLVTLFASFFTVKQESAAVVERLGKFLKVSHAGLHLKIPFLDQISKRLNLRIQQLDVIIDTKTLDNVFIKMKVSVQYQVIRENVKDAYYRLENPENQITSYVFDVVRAEVPKTKLDDVFVRKDDIAIAVKSELQEAMQSYGYDIIKALVTDIDPDEQVKHAMNRINAAEREKTAAEYESEAQRIRIVAVAKAEAESKKLQGQGIADQRREIAKGLEESVKMLNAANINAQEASALIVVTQHYDTLQSIGANNRSNLVLLPNSPTAASSMLNDLVVSMAATQKMEEYSKAQLPNPPQNRGHQE, encoded by the coding sequence ATGGTGTATGTAGGTATTTTGGTCTTTTTTGGACTTGTCACATTATTCGCTTCTTTCTTTACGGTAAAGCAGGAATCTGCGGCTGTTGTAGAAAGATTAGGGAAATTTTTGAAAGTGAGCCACGCTGGTTTACATTTGAAAATTCCGTTTCTTGATCAGATCTCAAAACGTCTGAATCTTAGAATTCAACAACTGGATGTTATTATTGATACTAAAACATTAGATAATGTTTTTATCAAAATGAAAGTTTCTGTACAATATCAGGTCATCAGAGAAAATGTAAAAGATGCATATTATCGTTTGGAAAATCCTGAAAATCAGATTACATCTTACGTTTTTGATGTAGTTCGTGCAGAAGTTCCAAAAACGAAATTAGACGATGTTTTCGTAAGAAAAGATGATATTGCAATTGCTGTAAAAAGTGAATTACAAGAAGCGATGCAAAGTTATGGTTATGATATTATCAAAGCTTTGGTAACCGATATCGATCCGGATGAACAGGTAAAGCACGCGATGAACAGAATCAACGCTGCAGAACGTGAAAAAACTGCTGCAGAATACGAGTCTGAAGCACAAAGAATCAGAATTGTTGCTGTAGCAAAGGCTGAAGCAGAATCTAAAAAACTTCAGGGACAAGGTATTGCAGACCAAAGAAGAGAAATCGCAAAAGGTCTGGAAGAATCTGTAAAAATGCTGAATGCAGCCAATATCAACGCACAGGAAGCTTCTGCATTAATCGTTGTTACTCAGCATTACGACACCTTACAGTCGATTGGTGCAAATAACAGAAGTAATTTGGTTTTATTGCCAAATTCTCCGACAGCAGCAAGCTCTATGCTGAATGATTTGGTCGTCTCTATGGCGGCAACTCAAAAAATGGAAGAATATTCTAAAGCTCAATTGCCTAATCCTCCTCAAAATAGAGGTCATCAGGAATAA
- a CDS encoding deoxyguanosinetriphosphate triphosphohydrolase, with product MNLNHIFTSQRTGNNPNTTASRTDFQRDFDRIIFSSAFRRLQNKTQVFPLPGSVFVHNRLTHSLEVSSVGRSLGSVIGEFIAENFKSDLTEDSKNFYNHNLGNVIAAACLCHDVGNPAFGHSGEDAIASYFDRNENDLKPKFNEKEWADLVNFEGNANAIRVLAQQQNGKDAGGTQLTFATLASIAKYPCEAIAKKKGIIHRKKFGFFQNEKEIFLEIAKGTNLISESEEPYIFKRHPFVWLVEAADDICYNIIDMEDAHRLGIVSTADCTNLFFELVKSETDDVDRVKRKLDSIGNDNEKISYLRAKVINALINKSISMYKQNFDKILEGNLDKALLDIYKSENKALQDIESFSVEKIYNHKAVVEIENAGYNVMYELLDHFIPSILKSEDKIKSYDTKALKLIPKQFIYEEGSDYQKVLGVIDFVSGMTDNYATDLYRKIKGIDIGMTM from the coding sequence ATGAATTTGAACCACATTTTTACCAGTCAGCGTACCGGTAACAATCCAAATACTACTGCTTCAAGAACAGATTTTCAGAGAGATTTTGATAGAATTATCTTTTCTTCGGCTTTCAGAAGATTACAAAATAAAACGCAGGTTTTTCCACTTCCGGGAAGTGTTTTTGTGCATAATCGCTTAACGCATTCTTTAGAAGTTTCTTCTGTGGGAAGAAGTTTAGGAAGCGTGATCGGAGAATTTATTGCTGAAAATTTTAAAAGTGATCTTACAGAAGATTCAAAGAATTTTTACAACCATAATTTAGGAAATGTAATTGCTGCAGCCTGTCTTTGTCACGATGTTGGAAATCCTGCTTTCGGACATTCGGGAGAAGATGCAATTGCCAGTTATTTTGACCGGAATGAAAATGATCTGAAACCTAAATTCAACGAAAAAGAATGGGCTGATCTGGTAAATTTTGAAGGAAATGCCAATGCGATTCGGGTTTTAGCACAACAGCAAAACGGAAAAGATGCAGGAGGAACTCAATTAACGTTTGCAACTTTAGCAAGTATTGCAAAATATCCCTGTGAAGCAATTGCCAAGAAAAAAGGAATTATCCACAGGAAAAAATTCGGATTTTTTCAGAATGAAAAAGAAATTTTCCTTGAAATTGCAAAAGGAACAAATTTAATTTCAGAAAGCGAAGAACCGTATATTTTCAAAAGGCATCCTTTCGTTTGGTTGGTAGAAGCTGCCGATGATATTTGCTACAACATTATCGATATGGAAGATGCACACAGATTGGGTATCGTTTCAACGGCCGATTGTACAAACTTGTTTTTTGAGCTGGTAAAATCAGAAACTGATGATGTTGACAGAGTAAAAAGAAAGCTTGATTCTATAGGAAATGACAACGAAAAAATTTCCTATTTAAGAGCAAAGGTTATTAATGCTTTGATTAATAAATCGATTTCGATGTACAAGCAAAACTTTGATAAAATTCTTGAAGGAAACCTTGATAAAGCCTTGCTTGATATTTATAAAAGTGAAAATAAAGCTTTACAGGATATCGAAAGCTTTTCAGTCGAAAAAATTTACAATCATAAAGCTGTCGTAGAAATTGAAAATGCGGGTTACAACGTAATGTATGAATTGCTGGATCATTTTATTCCGTCAATTTTGAAGTCTGAAGATAAAATTAAATCTTACGACACCAAAGCTTTAAAATTAATTCCAAAACAGTTTATTTACGAAGAGGGTAGCGATTACCAGAAAGTTCTTGGTGTGATTGATTTTGTTTCGGGAATGACTGATAATTATGCAACTGATCTTTACCGAAAAATAAAAGGAATCGATATCGGTATGACGATGTAG
- a CDS encoding endonuclease: MPEGPTIVLMKEDLQKFVGEKVIEADGSEIPETPEVKGEILREIKTFGKQTYLIFDTIIFKIHLLMFGSYSLYKRKDIDTLRLGLTFKDGGMYFYTCSVKTVDESFLKKIDWEADVMSDKWSPEKTEKVLKENPKMMICDALMNQDIFSGVGNIIKNEALFRVGIHPESLIGNLSPKKLKEIISEARNYSFDFKKWKKANILSKHFQIYHQKNCPKCGEEVIKKDTGKGKRTSFFCKNDQKLY; encoded by the coding sequence ATGCCTGAAGGTCCCACAATTGTTTTAATGAAAGAAGATCTACAAAAATTTGTAGGTGAAAAGGTAATTGAAGCTGATGGAAGCGAAATTCCTGAAACTCCCGAAGTAAAAGGAGAAATTCTGCGTGAAATAAAAACTTTTGGAAAGCAAACTTATTTGATTTTCGATACAATTATTTTCAAAATTCATTTGTTGATGTTTGGTTCTTACAGTTTATACAAAAGGAAAGACATCGACACGCTCCGATTGGGATTGACTTTCAAAGATGGCGGAATGTATTTTTATACGTGCTCGGTAAAAACTGTAGATGAAAGTTTTCTTAAGAAAATAGATTGGGAAGCTGATGTGATGAGCGACAAATGGAGCCCGGAAAAAACTGAAAAAGTTTTAAAAGAAAATCCTAAAATGATGATTTGTGATGCGTTGATGAATCAGGATATTTTTTCAGGAGTCGGAAACATAATTAAAAATGAAGCTTTATTCAGAGTTGGAATTCATCCGGAAAGTCTGATTGGAAATTTGTCTCCGAAAAAATTAAAGGAGATCATTTCAGAAGCGAGAAATTACAGTTTCGATTTCAAAAAATGGAAAAAAGCGAATATCTTGAGTAAACACTTTCAGATCTATCATCAGAAGAACTGCCCAAAATGTGGTGAAGAGGTTATTAAAAAAGATACAGGAAAAGGAAAACGTACAAGCTTCTTCTGCAAAAATGACCAGAAACTGTATTAA
- a CDS encoding class I SAM-dependent methyltransferase, producing MTDNKWLDRWNERYSNDEFAYGTQPNNYLKEQLQKLETGSVLFPAEGEGRNAVFAAQLGWNVSAFDISAEGKNKALQLAENNNVEIDYQVGELQNLNFQKEQFDVIALIYAHFPADIKSSIHKMLDTYLRKGGYIIFEAFSKKHLDFVLKDEKVGGPKDIESLFSIDEIKSDFPEYEIIELVETEIELNEGIFHNGTGSVIRFLGKKK from the coding sequence ATGACCGACAACAAATGGCTTGACCGATGGAACGAAAGATACAGCAATGATGAATTTGCTTACGGAACACAACCCAATAATTATTTAAAAGAACAACTGCAAAAACTGGAAACAGGCTCTGTTCTTTTTCCTGCAGAAGGTGAAGGACGAAATGCCGTTTTTGCCGCTCAACTAGGATGGAATGTTTCTGCATTTGACATCAGTGCTGAAGGAAAAAATAAAGCATTGCAACTTGCAGAAAACAACAACGTAGAAATTGATTATCAGGTTGGCGAATTGCAAAATTTGAACTTCCAGAAAGAACAGTTTGATGTGATTGCTTTAATTTATGCTCATTTTCCTGCGGATATTAAATCCTCTATCCATAAAATGTTAGATACGTATTTGCGTAAAGGAGGTTATATTATTTTTGAAGCTTTCAGCAAAAAACATTTAGATTTTGTCTTAAAAGACGAAAAAGTTGGCGGTCCGAAAGATATAGAGTCTCTATTCTCAATTGATGAAATAAAATCTGATTTTCCGGAATATGAAATTATTGAATTGGTGGAAACAGAAATAGAACTTAATGAAGGGATTTTTCACAATGGTACAGGTTCGGTTATCCGATTTTTAGGAAAGAAAAAATAG